The window GACATGAGGAGGACAACGCGGGTGTCTGTTGCGTAGCTACGCCGACATCCGTCCTCGTTTGCATCGCTACGTTGAGTCGCATTTTCTGTTCACTTAGACCCAAACGGACGCGGCCAAACGAATGGGCCGtcgtgttggagttggccttaggatTCAGTCACCTTTTATTTACACCAAGATTTACACAGGATTCAATCACTTTTTTTTTGACGGAATTACATCATGGCTTACTTTATTAATTTAAGCCACACTTACATTATCAATCAACGAAGACAAAATAAAACTAGGGGGATCATGCCCCCAAACACAACTATCTAAATTACATTCATGGGCAAACGTATGCGCCACCCGGTTTGATTCCCTTGGACAATATGTAAACAAAAGTCTGTCAAAAGAGTTAGTCTGAATACGAATGTCCTCGAAGATTGGAGCAGCAAATGTCGGAGAACCCTTCGTCCCGAAGAGTGTCCCGAAGAGTATCAACAACTCCTTCACAGTCATACTGGATGACCAGCTTCTAACAGCCTAATTGATTTGCAAAATGAATTCCATGTAGAACTACTTGGGCAAGCTGTGGCTGCATCTATCACAAAAGGAATAACCTAGGAGGTCATGGGGCCTCGCGGTACCGCAAAATTTTTTTACAGGTCTACCGTAAACGAATTTGCAGGGCACGGCTTTACCGgacctgctagagatgctctaaggatcTATAAGTCCTCAAAATCTCCTGTtagattcctttgaatcaaaggaggagCCCTAAAACTGCTAAAACTACACATTCAAATAAAATATATTTTGCATTGGAATGTTAATCGTTCTAGCTAAAACGGCAGAACCTACAAATTCAACCTGCCCTACCAGAGCTGCCGTCTACAGAAAACAAAATCCTTTTCAAACAGCTCTACGAAATATATTACTTCCCAAATTAGAAGTAAAAAACTGCAGCCAGAAGAATACGACTCACAGAAAAGTAAACAGACAAGCAGAGGTGCATAAACACACAGGCCACAACAACAGTTTTCATCGTCCAGGCCAGCCAGACCATCAGGTACCACTTGGCAATTCAGAGTACATCACTTCAACCACTCTAGCTAAACCTGCAGCTAGTTTCCAAAAGTCAATGTTCAACCATCCAGACCTAGGCATAGTACAGTTTCCACATACACACAACTTGATTTCGGCCCTCAAAAGAATTCCGGTTAACATCCATACACCACAGAGGCATCCGTTGCGGATTCTTCATTGCCTGATCAGCTGCATATATGTTTAAGATTAAGAACCCATTCAGAAATTCAGATCATTAAGAAAGGCGAGCGATCAGGAAGAGGTGTGGTTCAAAGATTTACCCCCGGGTTACCTGTGTAGCTGAGGTTCACTTGGAGGCTTTTATGTTAGCGAGGGCTGTAAGGGCCTCCGCAATCTTGCCTTCATTGATCGACCTAGTGGCCTGTGCAAAGAAATTTGGATTTTGCAGGACTGAGCTCCTGTTCCTGGTaatatataaaatggcatatatccCAAATGTCAGCAAAAGACACTGACCTTGAGAGACGGTATGAGTGCATAAACCTCTTCAATGGTCTCAGGCCCAATGTTCGCTATCATGCATATCTGTTACAGGTACAACAAGCCATTTCATGTTGAGATGATGGAAATGAGATACAAGAAGGTGAGAGGAAAAGAAGGGTTACGAACCTCGCCATCATTAACACCATAGTCTTTAAGGGGTCTGCAGCTACGAGTCAAGGAAATTAACTACAAAGTGGTTGCTTGGCGGAACAATTTAACTGCGTAACCACATCAATCTCCAATACTAGTTCTTAATCAAAATAAAGGATACTCCAGGATTTCTTTCACCAACTTCGCAGAGGTGAAGTGATTTCCTTCTTTTGCATATTGAAAGGCCTTGTCAAACGacctgccggtgcaagaagaaatgAGTAAACATGAAGGCACACAAACTAACAGACTGGAACACCACATAAACAATTATTAGCGGAACAGAAATAAAACAACAGATGTTCCTTACTCAGGAATTTTTATCTTCGGATCCTCTGATAAGATAGCCATATGTGCCTGAATTTTCTGCAACATTTCTGCTGCTTCACAGTTCGTTAACAATATAGAATTTGGAGACATATCTGCAACCAATTGTTATGCGGGAATCAGCTTGATGTGTGCCCGTTTCAAATGGTGTAAAACTAACAATCTCATTATACAGAACTTCTCAAGTAAAGAGCCTACTGAAATTCCATAAACTACCGAACTTTAACTACTATTAAGGTTACTATGACAAAAAATAAGCTTCTAGAAAAATAGAGGATTTTTCAATGGAAGGAACTGACCAAGCTGAAGCTTTAGTTCTGCATCAGACATTGCAGGCTTTGCATTTGATGCGGAGCCCTTCCCACCCTTCCCAGCACTAAATGCCTTCCCTCCTTTGCTACCTTCTCCTATGAGAACATAATACATGAAAGGAAGATATGTAAGACACAGAAAGGCAATCGATTGTATAACTAAAACTTTTAGTTTTATCAGCAATGTATAGCAAAAGTACAAAATGATGCATACATACCATTAGAAAAGGATGAAGCCTTTCCACCAGTTTTTAGGCTATCAGATGAAGCTTTCCCATTTGACTTGGAGTGTGTGGGGGGAGCCTCTTCTTCGAAAAAATCTAAATACAGGCAGTGATATATGAGGTTCTTGTATATTTTCAACTATATATCAATATATTATTCACATTGAAGTTTCATTCAACAATACAGTAAATTTTAGTGCTTATTTATGTACTGTAATCAGATATACTGCCCTATCAAATACTGCAACAGTTACAATGTAAGCAGCTCAATGATTACCATTTCTTATGCACAGCCATAAATTGGTGAAACAAAACAACAGTGTCTTGTCTTCAACTACAAATGATATGAAGTGTCCTTTCACACTCAGTGTAATGGTAAATAACATCAACTATGAACAAATAGTCAACAAATCATCTGCAAATAAAACCAAAGGGGAACCACAAACATGGTATAATTCTCTTCCGACATTTTTTCTGTAGTATTTGATCAATCCTATGAAGGCTGCCAAGATAAGTATTTGGCGAGCATAGAAGGTTGTGAGACTCTTCTAGTCAAATGATTCTTTACTGGAACAAACAAGTATCATTTCATGTTTTCAAACATAAAAGTTTACCCCCTTCTTGCTAAAGATGGCCTAAGCCCTAGGGTAGCAGGGTACAACCGTACAAATGAAATTTTCTGACAGTGATAAATAAAACACAATGGATGCTGATCATGTCAGACAGATAGCTCGTACGTGCTAGCAGACACAAGTGATATTCTTATAACAAAAGCAAACAACAAAGGATTTTCTCATGGAGCAGAGCTGTGATAAGTGCAGTAAAACTAGATTTAAATAAACTGTTGCCTGGAAAATGTTTAATGACGAGATTGGGCAATATTATTaccatcagaatcagaatcagaatcatcaGAAATCAGAACCATCTGCCTTCCGTTCAGTGCTCCTGTCAGAATAAATCAGTTaagaaatctgccaaactctaaacttgCCTTCGAACGCTCAACTGACACAGCATTCATTTTGATAAAGCTGTAAAATCATCAATCATCATATAGCAGGATCACAAAACTGAACAACAAAAAAACATACCATAAAAATCTTAGATCAAAAAACTTCCATGTCAGACATAAATACCTTTATTATGTTCGGGTTTGGCACCTGAGGCAGTGCGGGGGTTGTCGCTCTGGTTTGGCATGGCAGAGGATATTACTGGGCGGGACATGGGCTGTCGAATAGCCTGCGTGTTCTGAAGGTAGTGGCcgtgcgaggcggcgctggggttgGCACTCAGGTTGAGGTTTCTGTTTGGGTTCAGTGTGTGGATGGAGTTGCCTGAGCTGGCCATGGGAGATTGGCGATCCTGCTGGCGGCTCAAGGAGGCTCTGAGGTTAACACTCAGGTTCAGGTTACGCATGTAGGAGTTGACTGAGCAGGGTATGAGGTATCGGAGATGCTGCGGGTAGTGAAGATAGCCACCACCCaaggcggcgctagggtttccaTTTAAGTTTGGAACCGGGAAGGAGATCGCTGGGCGGGGCATAGGGGGGTGAAGATTCAGCATGTGGTGGAGGTAGGGGACGCCGTGAAAGGGAGAGGTGACCGAGGGGTGGGAGTAGCCGAACGGCAGCGGCAGGGAACATGGGCACGGCGGTAGGCTCCGGGTTAGGAGGCGACCCGAAGAGAATACCCATGTCGAAGGGACAATCAGGGTTGTTAGTGTTCGGATTAGGGTTAAGGTTTCTGGCTGGAGACGCCATGGGAGACGGTGGTGGAGTAGATCTGGAGAAGAGGAGAACAGGAGGAAAGTTGGAGGTGGGATGAAGCGGAAATGGAGATCAATAACTCAAGATATAGGCAGTGGTTGTCTTGTTGCTGTTGTGCCCCGCAATTTCTCTTTATTTTGACTTAAAGCCTCTCAGTTCCAAACAAGTTGCGGTACGCTAGACATGAAACCCACAAGATCTCGAAACCAAGTCATGGCTCTGCCACGTGAATAGCTAACTTCCACGCACCCATgcccatggctagttctttggtgatagtgCTGCTAAATATTGATATTTTAAATTAATTCCAAAAATACCCAACAATATGCAGACTTGATGCATGTACATCACTCCATTCCACGCATTTCAACAAGACAACAAGGTTGTAGTGTGTGTTTCTAAGATGCTGTGAAATAGATAACCTATTGCTAGTAAACATCCAAGCATATTAGTGAGGCACAAAGACTCATCAGCCCTTACCCCGTAAAAGAAGTTAAAGCTAATCATACGTTGGCCAAGTGAGTAGTGCTCGGACCACTTCAAATATGCAAGGGATAAATCATCATGTTCTCCAAAGTAGTATATTCTTGAGAGAGAATTTACGGCATGTCATAAGCCGTTCTGACACGGGTATGAAAAAACGCTAACTATCACAGAACCACGAGCATATCACACATGTGATATTTTAGAATAGGCATATACCTCAGTTTCTAGTTTAATTCTACATTTGATCCACCTTTACCAAAATAGTGAAGGTTGGTTTAACTACGGGGCTGCTTTGTTCccagccacaccttgccacactttgccacgtatcaagttaggcaagtttgaccaagttaggtgggtatttggttctagccacacctaaggcaagattCTTTTGTTCAAAATAAGTCCACAtgtcatacacacaaaaagtgtggcgaaATTCCCTTGGGCAATCCAAAGTGAAGCTAAGAATTTGAGCACCTAAGCTAAGGCAAGTGTGGCAGAAGTAGTGTGGCAAAATTAGTCACCAACCAAATATGTCCTACATTAACAGACGATCTTCCTTTGCAGAGTAGAATTAAAAAAAAAACACCAAGATGCTCAAGCATGGAATTTAAATACACAGACCAAGTTTATGTGCTTAACTGCACCAAAATCAGCAGAACTTCTTCCAAGGAAGACATGCAAGACAAATCCACGGATATTATCTCTCTTGTTTGATGCGTTATTCTCTCTCTTGTTGAAGGGAAGGACCATTCGGTAGACTAATAGGATGCTAGTGATTCCACAATGCCCAGCAACCTTTAATGCATTGTCATTTTGAGCAAGCTGTGTCGTGATCAACTCAATTATCTACTTTTCCAGTTTTCCTTGAGACACCAAATTATCAGAACCCACCCACATATGAGTGTGACACAACCAGTAGCAAAGTTGTTGAGATCAATTTGGTAACAAATAGTAGCCAGATCTATTTCTATAAGCGCACATAAACAGATAATCCGATCCAATTCCACAATCCAAAGGGCATTGTGGTAGCAAGAAAATTCTGAAGGGCTGGAACCCTCCAAAAGTCCTACAGTCGAAAGAAGCCCTGAACAAACAGCTATGTTTTGTCGTGGATATATCACACACCCATAACAAAATCCGACCAAAACCATATAAACAACCGAATCATCAGCCCTCGCACCGGTCAGATTGGATCTAAACCTTCTCCAATAGCCAAGATTCGTGTCCTTTCGATGCCCACCCGCCAGGGCACCACTATCATCCATGACAACAAAACCCTAGGCGTTCTGCAAACCCTAATCCTTAGCCGTTCGCATCGGATAGATGCCGAAGAGCCCGACACCCACCGGGCTTTATCCGGTGAAGGTCGCGTTGGTCGAGGGTTGAGACATCGACGCAAAAAAATTACGGGGAAAGGGGGGGATAAAACGAACGAAAGGGGGGTCACCTGAGTTGGACGGGGGGTACGACCCCTTCCCTCCCCTGTTCGCCATTGCGGCTGCCGGCGGGGGAGAAGGCGGTGGTGATCGGGAGGCGCCTGCCGGAGTCGGTCgcgtcgccgccgccactctccACACTGACGCCGCAAGACTCACTGCTCGCTGTCGCTGGCGAGGAGACGGAGAGTGAGAGTGCGGCCTGCCTCTGCCCGGATTTATAAAGTTGGGCTGGGGAGTGAGGGAGAGATGTTCTGGGCTCGGATCGATTATGGGCCCATACATGAGATACAACCATTCTAAAAAAAACATAAGATACAACCATGCTTCCTCGGATACATGACCGGCGGGTCCGCGGTGCCTCTTTGGAATCTCATTCCCTCCTTCACCCCCTCCCTCTTATCAAGCTCGTCGGTGCGGTGATTTCCATAAAGTTGCCCCGTCGAAACCAAAAAAAGCCACCATGACAACAAGGAAAAAAAAAAGGTTCGTACACGAGGGCCATGGACTTACCAAAAGTTGGGGGCTCACCGGAGTCCGAGCACTAGTGCAACTTGGGGCTGCACAATCGGTCGCCGACTTAGGGGATCTCTCTCGTTGAAGCAATCGAGGGAGAGAAGAGAGAGCGTGAGGGTAAGAAAATGTCCAGGCTGCGGAGGAGAGAGACGAGCGGTGACGTCTTGTGGGTCATGTGATACATGGCATGTGGGTACGTGTTCTCGTTAGAATTTCAGTTTAATGATTTAATAGCACACATGTCTGTGTGTTGCAATGAAATAATTTTTTAGAAGTATATTCAAATTTCTTCCAACGGTGTTGGTTCATTGCGCAGTCTTTAGTCGGGCACAACACTTTGAATCTTCATGTTCGAAATTTCAGTTGAAGTCCTACTATTAATGCCCCAATTTAATTCATGGTGTTCGCTCATTGCGTCGGATCTTCATGCTCGAAATTTTGGTCCAAGACCCGCAATTAATGACTCAATTTTATCCATGGGTAATTTCTTTCCAACGGTGTTGGCTCATTACCCAGCCTTTAATCAACCACGACACTTCGTACTAGTATCCTCATGCTCAAATTTTCATTTTAGGTCCCGTAATTAATGCCCACAATTTAATCTGTGGATAAATTCTTCCAACGGTGTTGGCTATTGTGCATCATTTAATCGAGCACAATTTAATTCATGGATAATTTCTTCAAACCATGTTGGCTCATTCCGCAATTTTTAATCGGGATTTCCTC is drawn from Triticum dicoccoides isolate Atlit2015 ecotype Zavitan chromosome 6B, WEW_v2.0, whole genome shotgun sequence and contains these coding sequences:
- the LOC119325872 gene encoding DNA-directed RNA polymerases IV and V subunit 4-like; the protein is MANRGGKGSYPPSNSGALNGRQMVLISDDSDSDSDDFFEEEAPPTHSKSNGKASSDSLKTGGKASSFSNGEGSKGGKAFSAGKGGKGSASNAKPAMSDAELKLQLDMSPNSILLTNCEAAEMLQKIQAHMAILSEDPKIKIPESFDKAFQYAKEGNHFTSAKLVKEILEPLKDYGVNDGEICMIANIGPETIEEVYALIPSLKATRSINEGKIAEALTALANIKASK